The Archangium lipolyticum genome contains a region encoding:
- a CDS encoding phenylacetate--CoA ligase family protein, with protein sequence MIEQVRDIPIYQQSLEQGFFPILEKPEIARGFPDNWMTPRLAEALKVGEAEFVLSTGTNHARMQIIRPPFFLLKSYYQLWSEHPDIAVTWQQNCQRVSITTVLATEHVARLNARKRGAEAQALPSLEERRLDSRTLYLNLRLDPALWERGDVERMLDEMTAVQQAHPLGAYHLDCDSYHLAHLVRKALDWDEWRRFPKPASIIHAYEYTPRNVRRFLQRHFECPIIDLFGSTELGYLYYNDRHGRYWPYLDKMHLELIPVEKGSTIYSIIVSSLRNPYMPLIRYRSGDCAETLDGSPDPLRIRRFCGRERELLRLERGGVISQADLDDWIADATPSIFLYQLHLKAPRQARLLYTTFDNRPVDPTVARELRHRSLEVAGLECELEHREHIAIGKSGKYAWLVQDSEMTGQGVS encoded by the coding sequence ATGATCGAGCAGGTCAGGGACATTCCCATCTACCAGCAATCGCTCGAGCAGGGGTTCTTCCCGATCCTGGAGAAGCCAGAGATCGCCAGGGGGTTCCCGGACAATTGGATGACCCCGAGGCTCGCTGAAGCGTTGAAGGTGGGTGAGGCGGAGTTCGTGCTCTCGACCGGAACCAATCACGCGCGGATGCAGATCATCCGTCCCCCCTTCTTCCTGTTGAAGTCCTACTACCAGTTGTGGAGCGAGCATCCCGACATCGCCGTCACCTGGCAGCAGAACTGTCAGCGCGTCTCGATCACCACCGTGCTGGCGACCGAGCACGTGGCGCGGCTCAACGCGAGGAAGCGCGGCGCCGAGGCGCAGGCCCTTCCGAGCCTCGAGGAGCGCCGGCTCGACTCGCGCACGCTCTATCTCAACCTGAGGCTCGACCCGGCGCTTTGGGAGCGCGGTGACGTGGAGCGCATGCTCGATGAAATGACCGCTGTCCAGCAGGCGCATCCGCTGGGCGCGTATCACCTCGACTGCGACAGCTACCACCTCGCGCATCTGGTGCGGAAGGCCCTGGACTGGGACGAATGGCGGCGCTTTCCGAAGCCGGCCAGCATCATCCACGCCTACGAGTACACGCCGAGGAACGTGCGCCGGTTCCTGCAACGGCATTTCGAGTGCCCGATCATCGACCTGTTTGGCAGCACCGAGCTGGGGTATCTGTATTACAACGATCGTCACGGACGATACTGGCCCTACCTCGACAAGATGCACCTGGAGCTGATCCCCGTCGAAAAGGGCAGCACGATCTACAGCATCATCGTCTCGAGCTTGCGCAACCCCTACATGCCGCTGATTCGCTATCGCTCCGGTGATTGTGCCGAGACACTCGATGGCTCCCCCGACCCGCTTCGGATTCGCCGGTTCTGCGGGCGGGAGAGGGAGCTGCTGCGGCTCGAGCGTGGAGGCGTGATCTCCCAGGCGGATCTCGACGACTGGATCGCTGACGCCACACCGTCCATCTTCCTCTATCAACTCCACCTGAAGGCGCCGCGGCAGGCCCGACTGCTGTACACCACCTTCGACAACAGGCCCGTCGATCCAACCGTGGCGCGCGAGCTGCGGCACAGGAGCCTGGAGGTGGCCGGGCTCGAATGCGAGCTCGAGCATCGCGAGCACATCGCGATCGGCAAGTCCGGGAAGTACGCCTGGCTGGTGCAGGACTCCGAAATGACAGGACAAGGTGTGTCATGA
- a CDS encoding glycine-rich domain-containing protein, with product MNSHQPKVTTAALRALLDEAFFSGVVRHFVRTTGEEPTYVERQVIECLKYLYLISRYPERLAGLFLPVEQAIDEVWHYLILQTREYRQLCEERLPGRFFIHHRSLPYEDYQQSQPGREQMLEEALRWLPLYREEFGPFDEGALPHWTMVRFLHQQLGLSLGTIAALEAEGPAAQSDTEHVR from the coding sequence ATGAACTCCCATCAACCCAAGGTGACAACCGCCGCGCTGAGGGCTTTGCTCGATGAAGCGTTCTTCTCCGGCGTGGTGCGGCACTTCGTGCGGACCACCGGCGAGGAGCCCACGTACGTCGAGCGTCAGGTCATCGAATGCCTGAAGTATCTGTACCTGATCTCCCGCTACCCGGAGCGGCTGGCCGGGCTGTTCCTGCCCGTGGAGCAGGCGATCGATGAGGTCTGGCACTATTTGATTCTGCAGACCCGAGAGTATCGGCAGCTGTGCGAGGAGCGCCTGCCGGGCCGCTTCTTCATCCATCACCGCAGCCTGCCGTACGAGGACTACCAGCAGAGCCAGCCCGGCCGGGAGCAGATGCTCGAGGAAGCACTGCGCTGGCTGCCGCTGTATCGCGAGGAGTTCGGTCCCTTCGACGAGGGCGCACTCCCCCACTGGACGATGGTCCGCTTCCTCCACCAGCAGTTGGGCCTTTCCCTGGGCACCATCGCGGCGCTCGAAGCGGAAGGCCCGGCCGCACAATCCGATACGGAGCACGTCCGTTGA
- a CDS encoding MFS transporter — MPATSINTLVLLLCQVVGLASAVSIQFVGSLVGKWLAVDMRLATLPVAVMVLSSALGTWPASQLMRHFGRKRCFIASALLSACCLALAARAVHRFDFWLFCAAVFGVGLHGSFVQQYRFAILEGQESSRAPRLLTLIQLASAVGIFPGISLFGLLAGRTSDYVPRVLLVLAMLQVMAALSLLLYRQQSAVVAEVSATPDTSVRALYWPMVVMGAGAFLVMSLLMVPTPLQMCGFEQYMLQEASWVIQVHLLSMYLPSLSISVILRRVSIARLQGLGLLFLLVGFLSSWIPGLGGHMVGLALVGVGWCFVFVTATTLVARSRSGSERFRAQGINDLCVFAASGVASLTSGALLSVLGWNGLLSLGSLLVLFLMALAWYVHRGPTEPEASRSDLTAAR, encoded by the coding sequence GTGCCCGCCACGTCCATCAACACGCTGGTCCTTTTGCTGTGTCAGGTCGTAGGGCTCGCCAGCGCGGTCTCGATCCAATTCGTTGGCAGCCTGGTGGGTAAGTGGCTCGCGGTGGATATGCGGCTCGCGACCCTCCCGGTTGCCGTGATGGTGCTGTCCTCGGCGCTGGGCACCTGGCCCGCCAGCCAGCTGATGCGTCATTTCGGACGCAAACGCTGCTTCATCGCCTCGGCGCTGCTGTCCGCCTGCTGCCTGGCACTCGCGGCACGAGCGGTGCACCGGTTCGACTTCTGGCTGTTCTGCGCAGCCGTTTTCGGCGTGGGCCTGCACGGCTCCTTCGTGCAACAGTATCGCTTTGCAATCCTCGAAGGACAGGAGAGCAGCAGGGCCCCGCGCCTGTTGACCCTGATCCAACTCGCGAGCGCCGTTGGCATCTTTCCCGGCATCTCACTCTTCGGCCTGCTGGCGGGAAGGACGTCCGATTACGTGCCTCGGGTCCTGCTGGTCCTGGCGATGCTCCAGGTGATGGCCGCGCTCTCACTTCTGCTGTACCGGCAGCAAAGCGCGGTCGTCGCCGAGGTTTCCGCCACACCCGACACAAGCGTTCGCGCGTTGTATTGGCCGATGGTGGTCATGGGCGCCGGAGCCTTCCTGGTGATGAGCCTGCTGATGGTGCCAACGCCCTTGCAGATGTGTGGCTTCGAGCAATACATGCTTCAAGAGGCGAGCTGGGTGATACAGGTGCACCTGCTGAGCATGTACCTGCCCTCGCTGTCGATCAGTGTCATTCTGAGAAGAGTGTCGATCGCACGGTTGCAGGGGTTGGGGCTGCTCTTCCTGCTCGTGGGGTTTCTGAGCAGTTGGATTCCAGGACTTGGAGGGCACATGGTCGGGCTGGCGCTGGTCGGCGTGGGGTGGTGCTTTGTGTTCGTGACCGCGACGACCCTGGTGGCGCGCAGCCGCTCGGGCTCGGAGCGTTTTCGTGCACAGGGTATCAATGACCTGTGCGTGTTTGCCGCCAGCGGCGTGGCCTCGCTGACGTCCGGAGCGCTCCTCTCGGTGCTGGGGTGGAACGGTTTGCTGAGCCTCGGCTCGTTGCTGGTTCTGTTCTTGATGGCACTGGCCTGGTATGTCCACCGCGGACCAACCGAACCCGAGGCGTCCCGCAGCGACCTGACCGCCGCACGGTAG
- a CDS encoding alpha/beta hydrolase gives MRFSGSGLTRWLVRVGSGLLLAGCGQAMAAELSTPTDDTGRPLAEKRAPAGFEPAPCWFMLAPDQVEGETVRCGYVAVPERHAQPDGRWIRLAVAIFGAPGEAKAKDPVVLLTGGPGLRLAQLEKPLTRERVEALASERQLIVFDQRGVGGSQPALECWEVGMPYPDPLRRCGDRLRGQGIDVTAYNTQESAEDVEAIRLALGLQHINLRGSAYGSRLALEVLRRAPERVRSVIIDSVLPPRDNLYLQAVPGFDRSLRRVFEACAADAACDARYPELEQVFSEVVRSLNASPLDVRFETPEGRPGRLRVDGAVFIQFLSGFLQDPAILETIPAMLHGVMEGRTALLGNAIGASPMLTSFMRLSYGMHLSTLCREEVSATSPAAVSAGAAGTLPELQGFFLPTQLGMFSTCAQWPSGAADPSWYEPVVSRVPTLLLSGEFDPVTPPALGSAAEQTLERGHHVVIAGGAHAVLDTNTCAADIAREFLRKPTVRPDTSCAAASHIEFLVEPPATAVP, from the coding sequence ATGCGTTTCTCGGGGAGCGGACTGACACGCTGGCTGGTACGGGTGGGGAGTGGGCTGCTGCTCGCGGGCTGCGGCCAGGCGATGGCTGCCGAGCTGTCCACCCCGACAGACGACACCGGGCGGCCCCTGGCGGAGAAGCGGGCGCCGGCGGGCTTCGAGCCAGCACCGTGCTGGTTCATGTTGGCGCCAGATCAGGTGGAAGGAGAGACGGTCCGGTGCGGCTACGTCGCCGTCCCGGAGCGCCATGCCCAACCGGATGGCCGGTGGATCCGCCTCGCGGTGGCCATCTTCGGAGCGCCCGGGGAGGCGAAGGCGAAGGATCCGGTGGTGCTCCTGACGGGAGGCCCGGGACTTCGCCTCGCCCAGCTCGAGAAGCCCCTGACGCGGGAGCGGGTGGAAGCCCTCGCTTCGGAGCGGCAGCTCATCGTGTTCGACCAGCGCGGCGTCGGGGGCTCCCAGCCCGCGCTGGAGTGCTGGGAGGTCGGCATGCCCTATCCGGACCCGCTGCGCCGGTGCGGCGATCGCCTGCGGGGCCAGGGCATCGATGTGACCGCCTATAACACCCAGGAGAGCGCCGAGGACGTGGAGGCAATCCGGCTGGCGCTGGGACTCCAGCACATCAACCTCCGAGGCTCCGCCTACGGCTCGCGGCTCGCGCTGGAGGTGCTCCGCCGGGCGCCCGAGCGCGTGCGCAGCGTCATCATCGACTCGGTGCTGCCACCGCGGGACAACCTCTACCTCCAGGCGGTGCCGGGCTTCGACCGCTCCCTGCGCAGGGTGTTCGAGGCCTGCGCCGCGGATGCGGCCTGTGATGCCCGCTATCCCGAGCTGGAGCAGGTCTTCTCCGAGGTGGTGCGCTCACTGAATGCGAGTCCTCTCGATGTACGTTTCGAGACTCCGGAAGGCCGGCCCGGCCGCCTGCGGGTAGACGGGGCCGTCTTCATCCAGTTCCTGTCCGGCTTCCTCCAGGACCCGGCGATCCTCGAGACGATTCCCGCCATGCTCCACGGTGTGATGGAGGGGCGGACCGCACTGCTCGGCAACGCCATCGGCGCCTCGCCGATGCTGACGTCGTTCATGCGCCTCAGCTACGGAATGCACCTCTCCACCCTGTGCCGCGAGGAGGTATCCGCCACCAGCCCCGCGGCGGTGAGCGCGGGAGCGGCCGGTACGCTGCCGGAGCTCCAGGGCTTCTTCCTGCCCACGCAGCTCGGCATGTTCAGCACCTGCGCCCAGTGGCCATCGGGTGCCGCGGACCCGTCCTGGTACGAGCCGGTGGTGTCCAGGGTCCCCACGCTGCTGCTCTCGGGGGAATTCGATCCCGTTACCCCGCCAGCACTGGGGAGCGCCGCGGAGCAGACCCTCGAGCGCGGCCACCACGTGGTCATCGCCGGAGGTGCTCACGCGGTGCTCGACACCAACACCTGCGCGGCGGACATCGCCCGGGAGTTCCTGCGCAAGCCCACGGTGCGGCCCGACACCTCCTGCGCGGCCGCGAGCCACATCGAGTTCCTCGTCGAGCCCCCGGCCACCGCCGTTCCCTAG
- a CDS encoding glutathione S-transferase family protein: MSRRPSRRSLTMRILFHIQTSPFARRTRLALAHKGLTVELRNVRAHPELLEESRRLSPLKTTPVLVEEDGRVLGDSTAISHYLDRAYPSAPRLWPSEPDDALAVFEIASLVDLALNTIADLGARYYALHSSEAWSDVKTEAMERAQRALDALGQRVSVLSRPTIARSGWSAADMWLVTAEHWLATMPERAPRFPVIAQLASLGWRLPPELSRWADQHRNRPDVLALG; the protein is encoded by the coding sequence GTGAGCCGTCGACCTTCTCGCCGTTCGCTGACGATGCGCATCCTCTTCCACATCCAGACCTCCCCCTTCGCCCGCCGTACCCGCCTCGCACTCGCGCACAAGGGGCTCACCGTCGAGCTGCGCAACGTGCGTGCCCACCCGGAGCTCCTCGAGGAGTCGCGCCGCCTCTCCCCGCTCAAGACGACCCCCGTCCTCGTCGAGGAGGATGGACGTGTCCTCGGGGACTCGACCGCCATCTCCCACTACCTCGATCGGGCCTACCCCTCGGCTCCGCGTCTCTGGCCGTCGGAGCCCGATGATGCACTCGCCGTCTTCGAGATTGCCTCGCTCGTCGACCTCGCCCTGAACACCATCGCCGATCTCGGCGCCCGGTACTACGCGCTTCACTCCTCCGAGGCCTGGAGTGACGTGAAGACCGAGGCGATGGAGCGCGCCCAGCGCGCGCTGGATGCACTGGGCCAGCGCGTCTCGGTGCTCTCGCGCCCCACCATCGCCCGTAGTGGCTGGTCGGCGGCGGATATGTGGCTCGTCACCGCTGAGCACTGGCTTGCCACGATGCCCGAGCGTGCGCCCAGGTTCCCCGTCATCGCGCAGCTGGCCTCGCTCGGTTGGCGCCTGCCCCCGGAGCTCTCCCGCTGGGCCGATCAGCACCGCAACCGGCCCGATGTGCTCGCGCTCGGCTAG
- the cml gene encoding CmlA/FloR family chloramphenicol efflux MFS transporter, whose amino-acid sequence MPRENRPVWTHSLSVALLLMAPFDLLASMAMDLYLPVVPAMPAILATSPEVVQLTLSLYMVVLGAGQLVFGPISDRMGRRPVLFGGAVLFVIASFLLAGTTSAATFVSLRVIQALGAAATLVATFATVRDVYADRPEGAVIYSLFSSMLAFVPALGPVLGALISNHFSWRANFILLGVLAGIATLNALPKWNETRPLNGIRPHVAFGPILTDLPFWSYTLGFSAAMGAFFVFFSTAPRVLIDRVGFSQLGFSLVFATVALVMIATTRFARLFVARWGNAGSLVRGMGLLLLGAALLATGELTAAPSFWVFIPPMWLIAMGIVFTCSVTANGALQAFGHVAGTATALYYCIESLIVGAVGTALVVLLPGDTAWPLVAYCTLMALVTLGCRRQVDSTQKAQPTASEVRSPH is encoded by the coding sequence ATGCCTCGAGAAAACCGTCCGGTCTGGACTCATTCGCTTTCCGTAGCACTGCTGCTGATGGCCCCATTCGACCTGCTGGCGTCGATGGCCATGGACCTCTATCTGCCGGTGGTGCCGGCAATGCCGGCCATTCTCGCCACCTCGCCCGAGGTCGTTCAGTTGACACTGAGCCTCTACATGGTCGTCCTGGGCGCGGGGCAACTCGTGTTCGGGCCGATCTCCGACAGGATGGGGCGCCGCCCCGTCCTCTTCGGCGGTGCGGTCCTGTTTGTCATTGCCTCCTTCCTGCTTGCCGGCACCACGTCCGCGGCGACCTTCGTGAGCCTTCGTGTCATCCAAGCCCTGGGGGCGGCAGCGACACTCGTTGCCACCTTCGCGACGGTGCGCGATGTCTATGCGGATCGCCCAGAAGGAGCGGTCATCTACAGCCTGTTCAGTTCGATGCTGGCGTTCGTGCCGGCACTGGGACCGGTCCTCGGCGCCCTGATTTCCAACCATTTCAGCTGGCGAGCCAACTTCATCCTGCTGGGTGTCCTCGCGGGTATCGCCACGCTGAATGCGTTGCCAAAGTGGAACGAAACGAGGCCCCTGAATGGAATCAGGCCGCACGTGGCGTTCGGGCCGATTCTCACCGACCTCCCTTTCTGGAGCTACACGCTCGGGTTCAGCGCGGCGATGGGCGCGTTCTTCGTCTTCTTCTCGACGGCCCCCCGTGTCCTCATCGATCGAGTCGGCTTTTCGCAGCTCGGCTTCAGCCTCGTGTTCGCCACGGTGGCGCTCGTCATGATCGCGACGACACGGTTCGCCAGGCTGTTCGTGGCGCGGTGGGGTAACGCCGGGAGCCTCGTCCGCGGAATGGGACTGTTGCTCCTGGGGGCGGCACTCCTGGCGACGGGTGAGCTGACCGCCGCTCCGTCCTTCTGGGTCTTCATCCCACCGATGTGGCTCATCGCGATGGGCATCGTCTTCACCTGTTCGGTGACAGCGAATGGCGCGCTCCAGGCCTTTGGCCATGTCGCTGGCACGGCGACCGCCCTCTATTACTGCATCGAAAGCCTCATCGTCGGTGCGGTGGGGACGGCACTGGTGGTTCTCTTGCCCGGCGACACGGCATGGCCGCTGGTTGCCTATTGCACGCTCATGGCGCTCGTCACGCTGGGTTGCAGGAGGCAGGTGGATTCCACTCAGAAGGCCCAGCCCACGGCCAGCGAGGTGCGCTCTCCTCATTAG
- a CDS encoding alkaline phosphatase family protein, whose amino-acid sequence MSRVLAALVALSTLFALPASAKAPKLTLFISVDALGSDLLLRNRPRLTGGLGQLLNTGAFYPYARYAYAETRTAPGHATLATGANPWRHGIVDNDVHDRATGQRVQVYMDPTHPVLDGATDPTSDTSPENLMAETLADRLRVSTQGRGKVVALSFKARAAIPLAGRLGQAWWFDGVEGKMVTSTWYAKAVPAWMQELNARKLADAGFGKTWELLRPRAEYVGEDDRAAEPDAYGMGRTFPHSLRNGLTAPGPKSYKAFAVSPRSHDLLVQAAKAALVGEGLGKDDVPDILAVSFSGTDEVFHAFGPYSWEIQDSLLRLDQALGELIAAAERAAGGRANLLIALSADHGGAEIPEAWAQAGMPARRINSVEMSKTLATELRTKFGVDVTVEMLDLDVYLGGKALESGQVDGAAVRRAAAEWLAQQPFAVMAVARDDLDTAPDTEGLVEPLRRGYYPRRSGDVLFMVKPFQVVTDYPRGTNHGVPYSYESQVPVVFAGRGVKPGLYLQEIDPVDVAPTLSALLEMGMPASAEGKPRAEALTGR is encoded by the coding sequence ATGTCGCGTGTCCTCGCCGCCCTCGTGGCCCTCTCCACCCTGTTCGCCCTGCCCGCTTCCGCCAAGGCTCCGAAGCTCACGCTGTTCATCAGCGTGGATGCCCTGGGCAGCGACCTGCTCCTGCGCAACCGTCCGCGCCTCACGGGGGGTCTGGGGCAGCTGCTCAACACGGGGGCGTTCTACCCCTACGCCCGGTATGCCTATGCGGAGACTCGTACCGCACCGGGTCACGCCACGCTGGCCACCGGCGCGAACCCCTGGCGCCACGGCATCGTGGACAACGACGTCCATGACCGCGCCACCGGCCAGCGCGTGCAGGTCTACATGGACCCGACACATCCGGTCCTGGACGGAGCCACCGATCCCACCTCGGACACCAGCCCCGAGAACCTGATGGCGGAGACGCTGGCGGACCGGTTGCGCGTCTCCACGCAGGGAAGGGGCAAGGTGGTGGCGCTGTCGTTCAAGGCGCGCGCGGCCATTCCACTGGCCGGGCGGCTGGGCCAGGCGTGGTGGTTCGACGGGGTGGAGGGAAAGATGGTGACGAGCACCTGGTACGCGAAGGCGGTGCCCGCGTGGATGCAGGAGCTCAACGCGCGCAAGCTGGCGGACGCGGGCTTCGGCAAGACCTGGGAGCTGTTGCGCCCGCGCGCGGAGTACGTGGGGGAGGATGACCGCGCCGCGGAGCCGGACGCCTATGGCATGGGCCGCACGTTCCCCCATTCCCTGCGCAATGGGCTCACGGCACCGGGCCCCAAGTCCTACAAGGCCTTCGCCGTGTCGCCCCGTTCGCACGACCTGCTGGTGCAGGCCGCGAAGGCGGCGCTGGTGGGGGAGGGCCTGGGCAAGGACGACGTGCCGGACATCCTCGCGGTGAGCTTCAGCGGCACGGACGAGGTGTTCCACGCGTTCGGTCCGTACTCGTGGGAGATCCAGGACTCGCTGCTGCGGTTGGATCAGGCGCTGGGCGAGCTCATCGCGGCCGCCGAGCGCGCGGCGGGAGGCCGAGCGAACCTGCTCATCGCGCTGTCGGCGGACCACGGAGGCGCGGAGATTCCGGAGGCCTGGGCCCAGGCGGGCATGCCCGCCAGGCGCATCAACTCCGTGGAGATGTCCAAGACGCTGGCGACGGAGCTGCGCACGAAATTCGGGGTAGACGTGACGGTGGAGATGCTGGACCTGGACGTGTACCTGGGAGGCAAGGCCCTGGAGTCAGGCCAGGTGGATGGCGCGGCGGTCCGGCGAGCGGCGGCGGAATGGCTCGCGCAGCAGCCCTTCGCGGTGATGGCGGTGGCCCGGGATGACCTGGACACGGCGCCGGACACCGAGGGCCTCGTGGAGCCACTGCGGCGCGGCTACTACCCGCGGCGCAGCGGGGATGTGCTCTTCATGGTGAAGCCGTTCCAGGTCGTGACCGACTACCCACGCGGAACCAACCACGGCGTGCCCTACTCATACGAGTCTCAGGTGCCGGTGGTGTTCGCGGGCCGGGGTGTGAAGCCGGGACTGTACCTCCAGGAGATCGACCCGGTGGATGTGGCCCCCACGCTGTCCGCGCTCCTGGAGATGGGTATGCCCGCATCGGCTGAAGGCAAGCCGCGCGCGGAGGCGCTCACGGGGCGATAG
- a CDS encoding immunity 26/phosphotriesterase HocA family protein, with protein MRVPLADGSFAYGRVLKLPHDAYYDYRTNTPDSDLERIASKPILFKIAVRHLEERAWELIGWRELEEQFSQPSVQFMQEREETGREISWLPPSSRLAERLDESTRLFT; from the coding sequence TTGAGAGTTCCTCTTGCTGACGGCTCATTCGCCTACGGCAGAGTGCTCAAGTTGCCGCATGATGCCTATTACGATTACAGGACGAACACTCCGGACTCCGACCTGGAGCGGATCGCTTCCAAGCCCATCCTCTTCAAGATTGCTGTCCGCCATCTGGAGGAGAGGGCGTGGGAGCTCATCGGGTGGAGGGAACTCGAGGAACAGTTCTCCCAACCGAGCGTCCAGTTCATGCAGGAAAGAGAGGAAACCGGCCGAGAAATCTCCTGGCTTCCACCGAGCAGCCGCCTCGCGGAACGCCTCGACGAAAGCACGAGACTGTTCACGTAA
- a CDS encoding pyridoxal phosphate-dependent decarboxylase family protein: MSEKFHPNYGGAATESLRDALQKRLRSNELTHRFQVTAQPREAPAVPGGRQVEAWFLGPRAENAELFEQLVVEALRDHAFWRRNFHPSDPPAITQSIKRDPGYLQALDTLHTEFDTLLAELKKSAPFFSMRYQGHMTWDQTIPGMAGYFAAMMYNQNNVALEASPLTTVLEVRVGQDLCRMLAFPEHEGIKPWGHLTSGGTTANIEAMWAARNLKFYPLSLQAAIHERPELAPLKDFRVTLPSGRSALLVELDTWRALNLGVDEVLGIPARIEQQYGASHGLTVARLTQLVSDYTLQDLGLVEFTRRHLNGVGSPVFLVPGSKHYSLPKAAAILGLGADHMYSIPLDVEGRMDVARLEAKLDQCLAERRPVIAVVAVLGTTEEGLVDPLAKVLALRRDKYRPADIEFCVHADAAWGGYFASLLREPPQGMRTAGPTPALSLSTYVTEQYLGLSQADTVTLDPHKTGYLPYPAGAMCYRNGAMRSLVAFEAPYINTAGGQEELTVGKYGVEGSKPGAAAAGVYLSHAVIPPDQRGYGQILGRALYNCKMFHAGLLLMNEPSDPFVVVPGPRFQLPPSLMERYGGTSQALERLRHVVRGKSSASLFSTAEGEDLELLREIGADLNIVTYAFNFKTAGGLNPDMSLVNLFNRKIYDRLGVKADGRDIYGYQLLVSTTDFIEADYGKAFFEDYQRRLLGTSTPIGPSEGKISVLRSVIMDPWIAEDLQGRPFIETIMEEMRSTVLDVLKELQESGELPS; encoded by the coding sequence ATGAGCGAGAAGTTCCATCCGAACTATGGCGGTGCAGCCACCGAGTCCTTGAGGGACGCGCTACAGAAGCGACTGCGCTCCAATGAACTGACGCACCGATTCCAGGTCACGGCTCAGCCCCGCGAGGCCCCCGCCGTTCCAGGAGGCCGCCAGGTGGAGGCCTGGTTCCTCGGGCCCCGCGCCGAGAATGCCGAGCTCTTCGAGCAGCTCGTCGTGGAGGCGCTGCGCGATCACGCCTTCTGGCGCCGCAACTTCCATCCCAGCGATCCCCCTGCCATCACCCAGAGTATCAAGCGCGATCCGGGCTACCTGCAGGCGCTGGACACGCTCCACACCGAGTTCGACACGCTCCTGGCAGAGCTCAAGAAGTCCGCCCCCTTCTTCAGCATGCGCTACCAGGGACACATGACGTGGGATCAGACGATCCCTGGCATGGCCGGGTACTTCGCCGCGATGATGTACAACCAGAACAACGTGGCGCTCGAGGCCTCGCCCCTCACCACGGTGCTGGAGGTGCGCGTTGGACAGGATCTCTGCCGCATGCTCGCCTTCCCCGAGCACGAGGGGATCAAGCCCTGGGGCCACCTCACCAGTGGTGGCACCACCGCCAACATCGAGGCCATGTGGGCCGCGCGCAACCTGAAGTTCTATCCGCTCTCGCTCCAGGCGGCCATCCATGAGAGGCCTGAACTGGCCCCGTTGAAGGACTTCCGGGTCACCTTGCCCTCGGGCCGGAGCGCGCTTCTGGTGGAACTGGACACCTGGCGGGCGCTGAACCTGGGGGTGGACGAGGTGCTGGGCATCCCGGCCCGCATCGAGCAGCAGTATGGCGCCTCGCACGGCCTCACCGTGGCCAGACTCACCCAGCTGGTGTCGGATTACACACTGCAGGATCTGGGGCTCGTCGAGTTCACCCGCCGTCACCTGAACGGGGTGGGCTCACCCGTGTTCCTGGTGCCGGGCTCCAAGCACTACTCGCTGCCCAAGGCCGCGGCCATCCTGGGGTTGGGCGCGGACCACATGTACAGCATCCCTCTGGACGTCGAGGGCCGGATGGATGTGGCACGCCTGGAGGCGAAGCTGGATCAGTGTCTGGCCGAACGCCGACCGGTGATCGCCGTGGTGGCTGTGCTGGGCACCACGGAGGAGGGGCTGGTAGACCCGCTCGCCAAGGTCCTGGCCCTGCGGCGGGACAAGTACCGTCCGGCGGATATCGAGTTCTGCGTGCACGCGGACGCAGCCTGGGGCGGCTACTTCGCCTCGCTGCTGCGCGAGCCGCCGCAGGGCATGCGGACCGCCGGTCCTACTCCAGCGCTCTCCCTGAGCACCTACGTCACCGAGCAGTACCTGGGCCTATCACAGGCGGACACCGTCACCCTGGATCCCCACAAGACGGGCTACCTGCCCTATCCGGCGGGCGCCATGTGCTACCGCAATGGCGCCATGCGCAGCCTGGTGGCCTTCGAGGCCCCGTATATCAACACGGCCGGCGGCCAGGAGGAGCTCACCGTGGGCAAGTACGGCGTGGAGGGCTCCAAGCCCGGCGCCGCCGCCGCGGGCGTGTACCTCAGCCACGCGGTGATCCCGCCGGATCAGCGTGGCTATGGGCAGATCCTCGGCAGAGCCCTGTACAACTGCAAGATGTTCCACGCCGGGCTCTTGTTGATGAATGAGCCTTCGGACCCCTTCGTGGTGGTTCCCGGGCCGCGCTTCCAACTCCCGCCGTCCCTCATGGAGCGCTACGGAGGCACCAGTCAGGCGCTGGAGCGCCTGCGGCACGTGGTCCGAGGCAAGAGCAGCGCGAGCCTCTTCTCTACCGCGGAGGGCGAGGATCTGGAGTTGTTGCGTGAGATTGGCGCGGATCTCAACATCGTCACCTACGCCTTCAACTTCAAGACGGCCGGCGGGCTCAACCCCGACATGTCTCTGGTCAACCTCTTCAACCGGAAGATCTACGACAGGCTAGGGGTCAAGGCGGATGGCCGGGACATCTACGGCTACCAGCTGCTGGTGAGCACCACGGACTTCATCGAAGCGGACTACGGCAAGGCCTTCTTCGAGGACTACCAGCGGCGGCTGCTGGGCACCTCCACCCCCATCGGCCCCTCCGAAGGGAAGATCAGCGTGCTTCGGTCGGTGATCATGGATCCATGGATCGCCGAGGATCTCCAGGGGCGCCCCTTCATCGAGACGATCATGGAGGAGATGCGCTCCACCGTGTTGGACGTGCTCAAGGAGTTGCAGGAATCAGGTGAGCTGCCGTCCTGA